The segment CATTAATGGCGGGTCACAGCCCTGAGAACTGGTTGTCCCGTTGGGAGCGGCAGTGCCTGGAGGAGGACGAGCGCCAGGGGCTCTTGCCGGAGAGCGGCGCCGAGACGGACCCTCAGAGGCAGCGGCTGTGGCTGTCGTTCCAGAACTCGGCCGGGGCCGTCGCCCAGCTGTacaaaggtggggggaggggaggacgggGAAGCGGGAGGTGAGGGTGGAAGAGGGGGTGGAAGTaggtagggggaggagagaggagcgagatggtgttgggagggagggagggatgggggggaaggaggggaaggagtagagggggtggtgagagaggagggagaggggatggagaggggagggggagagaggatggggagaggagagagtagagagggggagcagggagtagagagggtgggggtgtaggagagagggggtggtggggtttgCCGAGGGAAGACTAGGGTTGAGGGGGGTTtgtggagaggaggtggggggatggggaagagaagtgggaggggagggtggggttgagAAGGAGGTTGTGGGAGATGAGGTAGATGGAGGGAGAAATTGTGGGGGCGGGGAgaaatggggagggtggggggaggggagagaagggaagggttGGGGCAGGgcaaaggggagggtggggtgggggaaaaggggagggtggggggagggatggggaggggatgggaggagaaaGAAGGGGTGGGTAGGAGGAGTATGAGGATGGGGAAAGCGCAGGgttggggaggagaaggggtaGGAACAGTTTTCAGGTGGTGGCTGGAGCCCAAGGGTCTTCATCGATGCCTTGGGACGGTTATTTGCAGTTTGTGCAGTGGTGCCTGTTTCAACCCTTGCGGTGGGGAGCATCAGTAGTTTCATTGAGGCCTCCAGTTCATACAGTTCTAATTCTTTCAGATCGTGTTTACGAGCAGCAGCTGGGTATCCAGAGCCTGTGGAAACCATTTCAGGCTGCAGCTACTTCTGTCACCTGCCTCTATAAAGGTTAGTGTGCCTATTCACTGTGGAACTGCTGTGGTgatatgagactgcagatgctggaatcttgaacaaaacacattatgctggaggaactcagcaggacaggcagcaccaatGTAGAAAATGGACAGGCTGGGTGTCATTGCTGGAGGCTGGTGATGAAAAGGTTGTGGATGTTGGCCAGCTGGGGGAGTGTTGGAGATTATCCAGTGAGGCTCTATAGGTAGAACCTGAAAACAGGAAGGGAATGATGACTTTGGGACTGTATTATAGCCCCCTCCCAATAGCCAGTGGGAATTAAAGCGAAGTTTAGGGAGATTACGGATGCCTGTAAAAATAATAAGTTGGTAGTTGACCATCCCTAATATGGACTGGGTTTCCCAGCATGTAAAAGGCCTTGGATGGGATGCaatttgttaaatgtgtccaAGAAAGCCTCCTTAATCAACATATAGATGGCCTGACTGGAGAGGGTGTAACACTGCATCTCCTCTTAGTAGATGAAGTCAGAATGGAGGATCACTGTGGGACCAGTGGCCATATTGGTTATAAATTAGTTATGGAGAAGGATCgggctggtccacaagttaaggtcctaaattggggcaaggccaaattTGGAGAGTCTGTTTTAGGTAAGGGGAACGACTGCCAAATGGGAAGCTTTCAAAACTGAGATAGCAGGAGTACAGTATCAGCATGTTCCTATTATGGTAATGGGTAAGGTTGGTAAGTTTACAGAGATAcagtcataaagaataggagtagaattaggccattcagcctatcaagtctgctctgccattcagtcatggctcatctatctctctttcctaaccccattctcctgccttctccccatctgacACCTGTAGTTGAGAGATGTTGAGGATCTCGTCTGAAAAAAGGAGGCAAAGATCAGATTTAGGCAGTCATGATAAAGCAAACCCCTACACAAGTATAGCATGTTCGTGTAGACGCAAGAAAACTATCAGGAGGGTAAAGAGAGAACATGAAATGAATCAGGCAGGCAAGGTAAAGGAAAATCCAGAGATTTTGCAGGTATATTAAGTGTTTAGGGAAAGAATAGGTCCCATTAAATATCAGCATGGCAGTCTTTGTGTAGAGCCCCACAAGAGATGgggggagatattaaatgaatatttcccATCCGTTTTTACAGAGAAGATTATGGAACCTAAGGAATTGAGGGAAATTAATTATGATGCCTAAGATCATTTGCAAATTACCAAAGAGGAGCTATTGGCAGTTTTTAAATGGATAAAGTCTTCAGGGCCTAACCAAGTGCATAATCAACCTTGTAGGAAGCTCAGGAAGACATTAAGAAGGCCCTTGCAATGATATTTGCATCATACCGTTATTTAAGAAGAacagcaaggacaagccagggaactacTGGCCAATAAGCTGACGAAGGTGGTTGGAAGGTTGTTGGAAGGGATTCTCTGGGACAGGATGTACTCGCATTTGGAGAGGCACTGCCTGATCgagtagtcagcatggctttgtgcgtgAGAAATTATGTCTCGCATATCTGTTAGAGCTTTATAAAAAGTTCAAGAAGAAAATTCATGAGGGCAGGCCAGTGGACGTTGTCTATACTGAGGACCTTCATGGTTGGCTaaactggaaggttagatcacatgggatccaaggtaaGCTAGCTAATTGGGTTCAAAGTTGGTTCGGGGGTAGTTGTAGAGGGTTGTTTTTATGAATGGAGTCCTGTGATCAGTGGAGTCGTGCAGGGGccggtgctgggtccactgttattTATCTACATAAACAATTTGGATGGCAGTGTAGTTATcgttgttagtaaatttgcagatgacacctaaGATGGGGTCGGAGCTTTCTTTGTAGCATAGCAGACcttttgaggtgtacaagatcatgaggggcatggataaagtgaatgctcacggcctttttccaagggtagaagattctaaaactGAAGGGCCTATgcttaaggcgaggggggaagatatttaagagggacctccgaggcaaccttttcattcagagggtggtccatatctggaattagctaccagaggaagctgtagaaatgGGTAGTTACaaatttcaaaagacatttggacaaatatgtGGATAAGAAGAATTTAGAAagaaatggaccaaatgtgggctggCCCAGAATGCCTTCTTGGTCATCacaggcaagttgggcagaagggcctgttttgtgtcCTCTAAAGTAACATACAGTTTctggtatttttagcttgcagtaaacaAAGTACacattgttattaaaaagatctttatttttttaaatcttggagGAAAATCTTTATTTTGTAAGTTTTGTGACCCTACTTTTCTGAAACACTCTAGCTCCTAAcccagttttttttttcattttcacggTGTTTTTTATAACATAATTTTCTATAATGCAAAGTTTCTTTAAAATGCAACAATTGCAGAATTACTTGTCTGTGGGTTGCATTACACAATCTATATCTTGGCTGATGTTGCAGAGACAGGCATCTGGGAGCCATACCCAAAGACCCCTGGTGCTAGCCCGTCACCATGTCCTCCACATGCAGTGTAACAATGATGACAAGCAGAAGACTGCAGCgcttagaaatctgaaataaaaactaagtgctgaaaacactcagctctGTGGAAAGATAAATAGTTAGGCTTTCAAGTAAAAAAAGAGAAAGTTAGTATAACTTACATTGTAGTTAAAGGATGATCATACAATCTATGTATAAAATACTGTAATCAGCAAGGATTTAAGACATGCTCATCAGGTTGGATGGCTTACAGCAGAAATGGTCAGTTCTGGTACAGGTGGAGAAAGAGTTTCTTAAACTTACGGAATGCAATATTGCAACCTTGAATGTACTCGGAAGGAAGATGAGATACAGTTCCTCATTTGGGTTGGGCATCATTATAATAATGCAGAAGGACTTAGATATAAATTAGAGTGTAATGGTGCAACAGGAAGCCCAAGGTCACTGCTGTGGGCAGTGCACGGTGCTCCCCAATGCGGCCACCCAATCTAAAGTGAATTCAattgctgcttcacctggaagggtTATTTGGATCCCAGGATAGTGGGCAAGTAAGAACAAAAGGTGCAAGCATTGCATTTCTTGCAGTGGAGTGGAAGGTGTCATAGGATGGAGAATAGTTGGTAGGATGAAAGAGTGGATCCAGAAACTTTGAAATGGTGTGGATAGATGGGCTGAGATATGTTGGAACACACTATATGTTTAGTTTCTGATTGTTATCAAGATTCCAAGTGACGGAAATTGTGAAGGATGATTTGTTCAATGCAGCACCTAGTGCAGAGGAAGATGAGGACCTCGGGAACTCTGTCCAGAAGAGGAGGATGAAAGCGGAAGTGCAGGAAATGGATGGTCAACATGAAGGGTTCTGTCCACAATGACAGAGGGGAAGCCATGGTCCACCATTAAGGGAGCCATTTGAGAGTTCCCTATGTGAAGAGCCCCAGAATGGGAACAAATTCAAAAGAAGTGGAGGAACTAggaaaatggaatggaatggagtgGGAGAAGCTAGATTAAAGTTTGTGAGCTTGAAATGGATGTCTGGGGTTAGGTTATCTCCTGAGATAGTGACATAGAGATCCAAAAAGAGAAGGGAAGATGTGGGTTGTATGAAGGTGAGAAATGGATAAAAATTGGTAGCAAAAGTGCTGAAATTTTCAAGTTCAGTGTGATCTAACGTTAGCCTTTCCCCTTCAGATGGTCTTGAAACATACCGAGCAAGCTTGGATTTGGGTGTGCAAGGAAGCTATCAAAGGCGAAATAAGGAAATGCTGGCCTGGGCGAAGAAAAGGAGACATGTCATACACCGTGAGGACTTGCTCAGCTTCCTGTGCAGGAAGTCACCACCATCAAGAAGCAACAGACTGGCTCCTCGGCTAAACATCCCCTCAGGACTGGGTGTGCAGGAGGATGCAAGCAAGACTGCAGAGGGTGACCTCCAGGCATTTACTGACGCCATTGCCGTGAACGGTAAATGAAAGATTTTCTGCAAGTTCTCGAGTTGACCTTTATCTCAACATACTGCTCGCATGCTACTCTTTTTCAAGACTGAGGTTATGACCTAGTTATGGACAGCTTTGTAGTTTGAAGGGTAAAGTCACGCTGGATAGTACGTCCCAATGCCTCTTTCgtttttttattttgtttaacCCCCTTCACAAATTCTTTCATGGTCTTATCGAAGCCACTTCCCAGTTTTGATGTGCAATTCTAGCCTCCTTTGTCAAATTATTGCCTCCCTCGACTGATTTCCCCGTGCACACTCACCCTTGTTGCTTAAGCGTTCAGAACAGTTTTCAATCATAGTCCCTAgactccatttacctgtccaaatttaaatgttgttataggagCTGctgtaactacctcctctggcagctcgttccagaaactcactgccttagaaacatagaaaataggtgcaggaggaggccattcggcccttcgagccagcaccgccattcattgtgatcatggctgatcgtcctcaatcaataccccgtgcctgccttctccccatatcccttgattccactagcccctagagctctatctaactctctcttaaatccatccagtgatttggcttccactgccctctgtggcagagaattccacaaattcataactgggtaaaaagtttttttctcacctcagtttgaaatggcctcccttttattctaagactgtggcccctggttctggactcgcccaacactgggaacatttttccatcatctagcttgtccagtccttttataattttatatgtttctctaagatcccctctcatccttctaaactccagtgaatacaagcctagtcttttcaatctgtcctcgtacgtcagtcccgccatcccagggatcaatctcgtgaacctacgctgcactgcctcaattacaaggatgtccttcctcaaattatgagatcaaaactacacaatactccagatgtggtcttaccagggccctatacaactgcagaagaacctctttactcctatactgaaatcctcttgttagaaggccaacattccattagctttcttcactgcctgctgtacctgcacgccaactttcagtgattggtgtacaaggacacccaggtctcgctgcacctcccccttacctaacctaactccattgagataataatctgcctccttgtttctgccaccaaagtggataacctcacatttatctacattatactgcatctgccttctgTGTGAAAGATTTGCCCCTAAGGTCCCGATTAAATTTTtcttctcgccttaaacctatgtcctctggttcttgattaccctactctgggtaaaagacactgtgcattaccctatccccatgattttatacacctctataagatcacacctcaacttcctgcgctcaaaggaataaagtcctagcctacacaACCTATCTGTACAGCTCAGGCCCTTCTAGGCAagatccttgtaaatcgtctctgcacatTTCCTAGGTAATTACATCTTTCTTATAGCAGAGTGACCAACCTGAACACAAAATTCCCAGAGTGGCCTCAGCTtaatcttgtacagctgtaacataatgttccaacttctatactcaaaatcgCCTTCACTATCCTATCTATTTTTAGTGAATTATATatgtactcccagatccctctgctctataacactccccagggctcgTCCATTCCCTTGAACGACttgctctggtttgacttcccaaaatgcaacacctcgcacttatctgaattaaactccatttgccattcctcgacACACTTGCCCAGTTGATCATGATCTAGCTGTAATTCTTGGCAATCATCCTCTCTCTCTACGATACCTCCTATTTTAGTGTCGTTTATGAACTTACTATtcgtgccttgtacattctcattcaaatcattgatatagacggCATGCAGCAATATgcccagcaccaattcctgaCACCACCAGTTACTAGCCTCCAATCTCAAGTAACAACATTCTACAATCACCCTCTACTTCCAACTATGAAGCCAATCTATATCCAGGTAGCTAGTTCTCGCTGGAtatcatgcaatctaaccttcccaaGCAGCCTACAATGCGGACCTTATGAAAGGTCTTACTGAGGGTTTATATGGACTACATCTACGAAACTGCCCTCAACCTTCTTTGTTACTTATTCAATAAACTCAGATCAAGTTTGTGAAACACAATCTCGCACACACTAAACCATGCCCACTATCCCAAACCAACCAGTGTTTCCAAATACATGTGTATCTTATCCattagaatactctccagtaacttgcctgctGCAAATGTTGGGctcactggtctgtaattcccaggtttttctttgcagccatTAAATTGAGGCACAACATTAGGCATGCTCATCTTCTGGCACTGCGGCTAACAGTAATTTatgtatctcagccagggcttctGTGATTTCTTGTACTTGGCACAGTGTCCTTACTTGGAAATACTTGATACTTGATAAGGCAccagagatttatctaccttcatacgccTAAGGACATCTAGCACCTCTATGAGTGCAATGCGGACTATCCTGAAGACATCACCATTAACTTTTCTAAGTTTCCTAGTCTTCATGCCTTTCTCCGTGGTTAAATTAGAGAAGTATTCAATGAGGACCTTTGTCATCTCCTGTGGCTCAGCACATAGATTACCACTTGGGTTTCTATGGGGTCCTCTTCCCGCTCTAGTTACCCCTTTACCTTTATAAAGACTTATACTGTGTACTTATAAAATCCCTTTGGTTTCCCCTTAATCTTATCTGCAAGGCGCATTCCATGCTCCCATTTTGCCATTCTGTTTTCCTTCTTTAAAATGCTCCTTAATCCCCTATACTCCAGAGatccacttgatcccagctgtggATCCTGCTCAATGCCTTAATTTTGCTTCCTGGTCAAAATCTCAGTTTCTCTTGTCATCCAGAGTTCCTTACTCATGGCTGCCttgccttcactctaacaggaatgttcaaatctcacttttaaaagcctcccacttTCCAGGCATCTCTTTGCCCACCAACAAGCTACTCCAGGAAACCTTTGTAGGTTTCTGTCCAATACTATCAAAGTTGGCCTATTTAAAACTTTTAACTTGTAGACCATCCCTGGCCTTTTTGATAACTATTGAAAAACTAATACAACTGTTATCACTGGTCTCAAAATACTTGCCTGGTGAATCCTCGGTCACCTGTCCTGGCTTATTTTCGAAGAGTTAGTCTAGCTTTGCCCTCTATCTTGTAGGCCCCACTATCCTGAGAAAACTTTCcttaacacatttgacaaattcataCACATCTAAGCCCTTCACACattggaaagttaaaatcctgTACTATGACAAACCCATTAGTCTTGTAACTGTCTAAAATATCCTctcatatttgttcctctaattccccTTGACTATTTAGGGTCCTGTAGTACAATCCCAACAAGATGACCATCCCCTATTTATTTCTAAGCTTTACCTGTTTAGCCTCACTGGGCAATCCTTCAGTGATGCCATCTCGGGCTACTGCTGTGGCGTTCTCCTTAATCATAGAGCAACTCTCCCTCCAATCCTTCCCCCCATCTctatcactgcctgcagtacctgtacTCGAACACTAAGCTGCCAATCCTGACCCTCACTCAGCCAGATTTCTATAATGGCTGTAATAGTCCCACATAACTATCTATACCCTGAGTACATCTGTCAGGCTTTTGCATtgtaataaatgcaatttaatcctaCAGATTTCCTCGTTCCCTGCCTGTCCTGTCTATCCAACCTGCCGTCATTGTCTTCTGTTTCCACTTCCAGCCTCCCACCCGCCTCACCACTACTTTGGGTCCCATCCCTAGGCCCAGCAAGTTTGAACCCCCAGCACCACAATATTTGCCTccatccagttcaggtgcaacccatccctcgtAATGGTTTTTGAGAGCCCTATTCTCTCCCAAGTTACTCTTTTGCTCTAAATATATTGTTAGAATCTTCTTTACCTTATCTGCCAAACCCATCTCATGCCCCCTTTTTGGCCTGCTGATTGTCCTCAAGTATTGTCACACATTCTCTGTACTTAAGAAATTCACTTGTTCCAGTTGCGTATGCCTCTGACATGCCTCCTTTTGCATAACCAGTGCCACAGTATCCGTCATCAGCCAGCATTCCCTATTCTTGCCAACCTTGCTCCTAACTCTAACAGTAGCATTCTAGTCCTGAACTCTCATTATCTTACGTTTAAAAGTCTCTCGCATATCAAACACTCCCTTACCTGCAAATGGCCTCCCTACAATCAACTTTTGAAAGTTCCTGACTTAATACCATCAACATTTGCCTTTTCCCAATTCAGGACCTTAACTTTTGTTAGTTTTATAATAGCAATCCTTTTCCAtcactattttaaaaataatagaattatggtcactggtcctCCAGTGCTTTCCTGCTTTGCTTTATCTCCCAAGAGAAGGTTGAGCTTTGCCATTCTCTCAAGTCATCTACATATTGATCGAGAAAAATTTCCAGAGAAGCATGGGAGATTTGGACCTATTATTGCTACTACTTATACGATGATAATCCCTTACTCGGTtgtagcggacaatcggcaatagcgGGCACCATGCTCCtcgctccccacccccaccccgataTGGTCTgctataacaagggtttactgtatagatAACAAACAATAACTGACCCAGCACCGATTCATGCAGCACACCACAGGCCTCAGATCAGAAAAGCAGCCCTCCATAACTATCCTGTAACTCCTTCCTCCAAATTCATTTTG is part of the Rhinoraja longicauda isolate Sanriku21f chromosome 6, sRhiLon1.1, whole genome shotgun sequence genome and harbors:
- the LOC144594920 gene encoding HUWE1-associated protein modifying stress responses 1-like; protein product: MEEAKGPSGSLMAGHSPENWLSRWERQCLEEDERQGLLPESGAETDPQRQRLWLSFQNSAGAVAQLYKDRVYEQQLGIQSLWKPFQAAATSVTCLYKDGLETYRASLDLGVQGSYQRRNKEMLAWAKKRRHVIHREDLLSFLCRKSPPSRSNRLAPRLNIPSGLGVQEDASKTAEGDLQAFTDAIAVNGLSGAMANVSVRSGAPGSPSHTGSNSASARRRSSLQDVDLNSFIAEEMARHLESSRKRAPAQCNDVITEPPSHKRSRML